In the genome of Toxoplasma gondii ME49 chromosome Ia, whole genome shotgun sequence, the window ACCAGTGGGCGAAGATGACTGCCAACGCCCCCCTCCCTTTTCCACGAGATGAAGTCCTGGTGCTGCAGAGAGCCATCAACGACGCCGGGGTGAAAAAGAATATGCTCGAGTGGGTCAATATGAAGGCGAAAAGGTAGGTTTCCCGCAGAACGTGTTTTCCATATGCAtgggtgcatgcgctcaCTGGATCTTTATTCTTTTGAACGGAAAGGCAGCGCCAGCCGAGCTCTTGCGAAACGTGTCTGACGTCCTGTCGGAAGCGGAGAGGTGGCGAAACCACCAATTCTCAgcttttccgtctcttttctcgaggCTCTTTAAAAGCGTAGGCGGGCTAGACACCTGTTTCACATCATAACTGGGGATTCCTAGGAGTCTATAAACTGCCTAAATTTTAGGAACATgtactacgagttggaccACTGatttagatcttgaaggtctcctcgtttctggATGAAAAGTGGTAGTGTGCCGGTATCGTCTCGACGCGACTGGATTGAGAAAGACGAGCTGAGGAAtctgtggcgccgccaagCAGAGCAGCCAGCGTGGCAACTCCCCTGCGGTGTCTTGCCACGGTGTGCTCTTGCGCGGTGAAACAATCTTTTAGCAAACGAAACTCGACTCGTGTGTCGTGTACCTCTGAAGCTTGCAGCTTTCCATGTGTTCTCCTTTAGTGCGGTTACAGAATCTGTGGCGACGTACACCTGTCTCACACAGGGAAAGCAGGGACAAGCCACACAGTTCGCGAGGGTTCACACCTTACGGTGCACAGACGGCGACGCCTTGTGCATGCGGTTGTTTTGTCGAAATACTCTGTTTTCGTGTCAGCTGCGACAGCCATGCGcgattctcttctccttcacacGTGAAAGATACAAGAGACGCGCTTGATCGCATATCTGTGTGTTCCACGGTGTTTTTGAACGATCGGCGCTGTTCTCAATCCAGTATTGTTCGCATGTATCTTGTAAGCATCTATAATCGGGCCACGTAAGCCGAGAAAGTTATGTGGTTCCTTGGTTCTCTTCAGACAAGTAACTGTTCCGCAACCTTCATCTCGAACGGCACACCCGCTGACGCTGAAGAATCTGGATTTTCCAGTATGTGCCAGAGGTGACAAAAACATGCAAGccatgtttctctccttgtaTTTCTCAGGAATGTGACAATCCCGACGACGGTTTGGATGGACGCGAAGTTTCTGTGCCTGATTCTTGCGTTTCTatgttctcttctgttcctcggCCGGCGGCTTCTTCAGTTGTTGCCGCAGTACCCCTGGCTGTTGTCCGGTGGCGCGTGCTTCGTCTACTGGCTAAGTACGAGTGGCCTGGTTTTCTCCGTTCACAATCGCGTCCCGCTGTTTGCAGTCCAcccagagacgcagcagaagaTTTTTGTTACTCCCAATTCTCGGGGTCAGTACTTCCTCGAGGGCTTCGTTAtgagtgcatgcgtgacTGCCTGCGGGCTTGCTGctgcttttcttgtctttttgccttcttcgtttttcccgACTCGCCAAGAGCTAGCCGGTGAGGCTGGGACGCCGGACTGCGAGACGGGAAAGAAGGGGAGCGTGCAAGCGCTGGCGCGCCCCCCCCGTCTTTGTCCTATAGATGAAGAGGACAGTGGAAACAGATCCACGAGTTTTGACGTGGAATTGGAAGCTGGTGAAAGCCATGGCAGAGGTGACGTGTCCAGTGGCACGCTCAGGGAGGCTAGCTGTTCGGGAGAGCAAAACAGCAGCGGTGTGTGTGGAGCaaggaaaagcaaagacacaaGGAACGGAGGAAAGGCGGTTTCTGATGGAGAACGACATGGAACAGATGAAGCAATTCTGCACTGGATAGATGCAGAACACAGCCTAAATCGCGACCAGGGGGAAGGCTTGAACTTGTGGGCGACCCGCGTTTGCATGCTCATATGTCTGCTCATGACAGCCTTTGCATTTGTTGCGTCTGCAAGTCTTGTGTTCCAGGTGTACCGGCAAAAAGCCCCGTGGTACACAGTCCCGTTCTTTCCTCCACCAGAATACAAGCGCGGCCCCATGAGAGCGGATCGAGGCAACGAACTGTGAGGCTCCGAGACGAAATAGGGTTGACATCAAACAAAATGCTTCGAAGGTTGACACTGAAACGTGTCATGTTTTCTACCGTGGGATGGTGCTATACTCAATTCCGCTCAAGGGACTGCAGTGGTAAAATTGTGGGGCAAGGAAAAACCTAGTCACCGGAGAACCGGGAAGGTGATGCCACAAGTGTGTGGAATTATCTCCTGTAGTAAAGATATGTTACAAAGCCGCCATCAAGGATTTTTTTCGGGTTGTTTCCGTGCCAAACGCAGCCGTCACGCAATCCGGTGAGACTCGAGACGGAGGATCAGAAGTCAGCTATCTAGGCTTGCACACCACATCACATGCGATTGATTGCTTGCTTGACCCTCAGCAGCCCGGAACATTCACGAAAATCGTCAACGTCGGAGCAGCTTTGTTCGACGTAGACGCACTGCACCAGATTTGCGCTATCTCCAACGGTGGGAAGACGACAACATGCTAGTCTACACATCTCAAGACGTTTTCGTGGACACAACCGGGGCGACTGGCATGACACTGAAAGGAGTTGCCAACATTCCCGAGTAATTCGGTGAACCGATGAAGTTTGTTCAGAGGACGGTGTCTTTTTTGCTGGCAACTTTCTATGGCATCCAGAGTCAGGACTGGGTGGTGGATTAGTGTGTGTCCGCATCCGTGTGCGTACCACCCTCCGCTGTTATTCACGAACATGTTTCCGAATCAAAATGTGCCCCACTTTTCGAACTAGAAACAGTCTTTGTGTTTGCCATCACCCGTCAGACCAGTGGTGGCGGCTGCCATAATTAATGCAGCGGTACCGGACGCAGAAGCCCGGCTCCTATAGAGGCTGCagcagcctcttcttccacatTAATTTCATGGAAAACCTCAACTTCGCACGTCTGATTCACATTCAGCTGATAGGAGGCAATCATCCAATATATACGTATCCATCGCATGTTCAGTCTAAGCGGGGATTCGTAGGCGGTAGGGACATCCAAAGCTGCCACTGGTGGTGAAGGCGCATGATGTCGCAGGAGCTTTGTGAAATATTTCTGTCTAATCGATCTACGTCTGTTGCATTATCCAGGACATTACCGAATCAATATGCGGTTCCCTATGACAGTAACCTCACATAACGGTGGTCACAACAGTATAAGAGTCCACAGAGGGGCGGGGCTATCCGCTCTGCCATGTTCACGAAGCCTTGTCACCCTCTATGACGAACTTGTTGATTGGTACTGAGTTGTCTGGGTGTGATAGATGTATCAAACCGAAAACCGATTTGTTAGAAGATGAATCCAGTCCAGTGCGACGGGCATTTAGCATCCGTTATTAACATATCACGATACAAGACACCTTCTGCATCCCTTTCGGCACGTTAAGTTGAACCCTCGCGACGGCGACGAACGCCTGGGAAAGTACCACTGTCCAGTTGCCGAGTTCTCACCCTTCTGGGTCGTTACGAGGAACCCCGCAAATGGAGCGTCTCTTCGCCGGGCTAGTTGTCTCAAGCTTCGTGACTGTCGTGACCGCGGAAAAGATTTAACACCAGGCAATATCTTTGTTTTTTAAGGAAATCTGTGTTGGGCCGAAGTAGTTGGAGGTGTAGAGAGGCCACGACGTAGTATTTTTTTTTGGGAAGCACGCCAGGACCCTGTACCAGACGCGCTCTTGCAACCGCGCAGCACCCGGAGACAGGCTGGGAAGCAAGTTCTCATAGTCGCATTCTTCAAGCAACTCAACTGGGGTACCTCGGTTCGCAGACACGAACTGGAAGAGGGTTAGGCGAGAGTCGACACTTCAGAGGAAGTCAGCTTTTTTCTGGTGTCTGCGGTGAAGTTTTGAGGGTGAAGGAGACGCCATTTGTTACCTTCTGTCGGAGGAAACTACTTTCACTTGGAATGTGTCTAGGCTCTGCAGAGCGCGCGAACCGGAAGCGGATTCCTCGTGCCGGCTTGCTTGTCTGGGTGTCTGGCATTTAACACCCACTTTCAAACCTTTACAGGTTGGTTCCGTCTTCGCATGTGGCAGAAATGCTTTATAAAACTCTCGCTGAAAttgtttcctcgtcttggGGCTTGGGGGGACTCCGggtcttcctcccttttgCAGGACGGGCAACGGCTTGCCAGCGAACCCATCCCGGACAACGGAACACCTGACCCAGGCCGCCAGCGATCTGGCGATTGCTCCGACACAGTTTCCTCGGTTTATTCTCTTCGTCTCATGTGAGACTCCAATTTGAAATCTGTAGAAATACGTGCGACGTAGGCTCCTAGTGGCTCTCTCTGGGACTCTAGAGAGACTTGTTCGTACCCTCGCCGACCGGAAGACGTCCTGGCGGTGCTGCCGCTTTGACTGCTGGCGTTGAGCCGGTTGCCCCCACAAAACATGTCTAGTTGCTGCAAAGACAGCTTGTATTTTTACGCGACTCCGACTGTAATTGGGATTGTGACAAGCGTACTTGTCGATTCTGCGGGACCTGAAATAGCTTGAGATTCTTTCCGCGGCGGACGTCTGCCTAGGGAATATCTCGAATTAGCCGTCACACTCGTACTTGTGATAGGTTCCGTGTGTCTTTCATGGTAAGTAAAGACCTTCTCTGTCACTTGGTGCGCTTGGAAACTGgatttttctgcctctttgcCGTTGACGAGTCAACTTTTGCCTCGATGACCCGAACCACGGTCAAAATAAGACAGCCAAGAGCTGTCTGTGAGGAAACAGGTGTGTCTTCAACCTGGGGGCCTGAGGCATTGCGTGTTTCCTCTCATTGTCGGATGTCGGTTATAGAATAGTATGTACTTTACCTATTCTAGCAGGTGGGTTACTTGTAATTCTATTAAATTTACTTAAGCTGTGTTGTTCGCGGTTCCGTCGGTCCTTCACTGAGGAGGCAACTGCCACTTAAAACCTCGCGTCACTGACGCTCAACTCTCATTATGGATTTTGCATGATCGTATCTGTGTGATCTGCTCTCTCCGGATGTACCAAGGCGGAAATCCAGGAGCCGTGTGGAAGGAATGCCAGATCTGTGGTACCTCCGCTCTATGAGGAACAAAAATTGGTGGCCTGCGTAACGAGGTTCCTCTCGAAAGACAGGAATCGGTGTGCCGGACGACTGAAGCGCCAAAAACTACTGAAAGGAAACACAAAATTGTGCCGGTGGGCCCGTCAGGTTCAATGACTTCCGTGCTTGTCCTGTGCTTGTGTCAGGACGCTTCTAGAAGCCACCTGAACAAAGACGATAGGCATTCCAAACggagttttttccttctgccacttttttgtgtgtatgGACAATGGTAGCAACGAGTTCATCGTTTCAGGAAGACGTCTCCGAGCCTTTTGAGGCTGCAGTAGCGGCGGGGAAGCAGCTGACCGAGTGGCAGCTTGTCCGTTTGTTCATTTTGGCGCATCACCGGCACCAGGCCTGGTTGGAGGGGCGCAACAGTGACCAAGAATATGTCGAGCAACTGTTTCTGTGGTTTCGTCGCACGGGAATGTGTGGGAGAGCACAGCCAGTTCGTGGAGATGATGagacgccttctctcttcgattCTACCGCAGACCAGAAGGATAGACCTTGTACGAGGCCGAATCCGCAAGCCTGCGCCAGtgcttcctgttctccccTGCCGCTTGGGGTCATTCGTTCCGTTTCTTGTCTCGATGAGGCAAATTTGTCCGGGCATTTCCGAGTTCCCGGCCGGTGTCAGGCGAGTTGCTGTGATGGAAGCAATCTTGCCACTCACAAGGTGTGCGTGGACTCCGTGCAGGAACCACGGAACCGGACAGATTACGTCTCTTCGGAAGACAGCGATACCAGTAGCACGAGAATGCCAAATATGGAAGAGGCCAAGGTTTCGCATCAGCAGCCAGGAGTTTCTGGCGGGACAAGGGATGTGTGGAACCCTCACCGAAGACGGAAGGTCTGTGGAGTGGTGAGCAACAGCGGCAGAAACGCCAAACCTGTCTTGTGTGTTGAGAGCAGAACAGCTTTGTTTGGCTGTCCAGCATGTAGTGTCAAGAACGGCGAGTGTCTGTGCAACCAAACGGTACACTTGGTGGGCGTTGAGCCGTTCCCTGCTCGGTCCGGCTCCCTTCCGGCGTCTCCTGTGTCGAAGAGACAAGGCTGCGCGAAGGGCTGTTCCGGTGACCCTTCCCTGTCTCGACCAGTTTTGGAGGCCTCCGTAACGGTCATGCAGAAGAATGAAGGCCGTGGTCTTGGGCCTGAGAGGAATTCtcagcgaaaaaaagaggacgcATCTTACAGGTTACCGGTCTCCGGCCACGGACACGCGGGTTGTTGGTGTTCGTCACAAGAAGCACAGTCCGTAGACGACGCTTCTCAGTCCGATGTGTTTCTCAAGTCCCCAGGTTGGCCTTCGCAGGccgctcctcttcgtcttcttcttctcctcgccccgCAAATTCCCTCTTCAGCTTTGCCTCCCCTGCCCCACAGTGACCGCACAGGGGCACGGTGTCTGATCAACCACAGTCCGACCGTCGCTCTGCTTCACACGCTCCACTTGCTTCAGCAGCGCGTGAGGAATCGAATGGAACTGACCAAGGAACCGAACCAGAGGAGGGGTTCCAGCGTGTTTCACCGTTGTGTTGAATCTTTCAAATGCAATGAGCCTCTTGGAGAATCTGTGGACTGTAACACGACACCGGTTCTCCCTCCTTCACTCAGTCCGCGGCCATCGTCGCCCCGTcaagaggcgagaacggCAGATGCCTGGCGGCCCccttgcctctcttcccagcccaccgagaagaaggagataTGTTTGGGCGCGCCTGATTGGGTCCTCGATGAACTCATTGTGCCTCAtccctcttgttctttgGAGAGCTCTCCTCCGTATGTGGACCAGAaagtgaaaaaagaaaaccagCCCTACagtcttccttgtctcccaGCCGCCGGTCACCTCATCCACGGTGCGGTGTTTGGGGACGGTGCTGCCGCAACAAGCAAAGCAGCAGTGTGGAGCTCATGGGGCATGGCATCTGTGCccgaaaaggaaagacaggCCATCCAGTTCACAAAGAAATGCAGCACACATCGACTTTTAACTGCCACTGAGCGAACACTTGTAGAAGATGTGGTGTGTCCTGAATGGTGCTCACCTTCTTCCACCCAACAGTTGGATGACAAAAGTGTAAAGAGCCGATTACCGCGCACATCCGTCTCCCAGTGCAGCCCCCACGTGACgtccgaagaagaggccaATAACTATGGACATGGGGTTCCTCCGCAACTTTTTCTTCCGGTTTCTCTGCCTGTGGCCTCTCCTGTAGCTCAGGTCCTCTTCGGGTGGAAGTCACTTGTGGAGCGCCGTCGTTCTGGCCGCATGCAAGGCTCTGACGAtgtttcgcctccttcccgTTCTTCAGAAGAGGATGTGGGCACGGTTGAACCGAGAAACGAGTTTGTTTCAGTGCATTCTTCTCCTGACTCTGAGGTCCACATCTCTTTCTGCTCGTTGCCGTGCGTCGCGCTCTTCATCCTCCACCATTTCCGGGGGGAGACGTACTACCTCGCCCCACGCCTCTTGCTGGAGGGCCTGCTCAACGcgagtctcctcttcctgttcGCGGGTGCGTCGTGTCCGGCCTTTTTGCCTTGCCAGACGTGCACCGAGACGTGGGAAGACCAGCAGACAACGAGGCTAGATAGAGAATTGCAGCATGCTGCGGATGAGAGATGGGTAAAGGGAGGTCTGTCAAATGCACAACGCGCAGCCGATGAACGCAACGAACAAGACAACACAGAACGTATCAGGGTATCTTCTACCGGCCTGGGGTTCTGTGGACATACGGGGTGTGACGTTATcgaacgggagaagaaaacgaggagtAACACAATTTCATTTCAGGGCATCAATCGTGTAGTCGGGTGCGAATATGAAGAAGAGATGGCAATCATGGAAAGGGAGTGTCTTTCCGCAGAGGCAGTCGATCAACTAGTAAACCGGAGAATGCTCTACGGATCTTGCAACGACACGAGTCATGCAGTCTCTTCACCGTGCGCTGCATCTCATATTCGTTCTTGCACCTCTCCTGCACCGGACAGGAATATCATGGAGTTCGGAGCCGCTTTATCACCCACGCAGGCACCCGAGCAGGAGGTTTTCTCGcgtccttcgtttttcttgggATCTGCCCTGTGCCGTTCCTCGGAGCTGCAGTTGTCCGACGCGTCTGAAGACaacaaagacgaaggagagagagaagacagaagcgatCGCAGACTGACGCCAGATGTAGGAAATGCGGGCGCTGTTTTCCAGGAGACTAGACAAGATTGTCGAAAGAGAGTGTctgacgaggaaggcgagccGTTCGAGTCTCTGTTGAAAACTGTCGATGCTTCCTCTCAACAGTCAGGCCCGGCCACTGGGCTTTCAACTGCTGTAGAAGTCGTGACTTCATACCCTGGCTTCACTCCTGTTTCGACAGAGTCTTCGCGAGgggggaggaaggaaaagagaacgatCTCTGCTATGGGAATACCCCAGCTGGACTGGATGTGTGGACACTTTGCTATGGCAGTTGTTCATGGTGGTTTCGTTCACAAGATAACTGTCAACCTGAACCGCTCACGGCACTTTTCCCCAAGGCCCAACCGTGTCAccccgtttctctttcccgtGAACGGACTCGAATTTCACTCGTCACATCTCGCGTCGTGTTCTCTATCCCTTCGCCGGAGAAGGGGTGAGATTCAGGTAAACGCGGGAGAGGAGCAAAAGGAGCGCTGTTCCTTTTCCACCTTTGTGTACCCTCCTCCTGTCAATCTCTCTGTTCGACGTACTGTCGAATTACATGTAGGGAGGCGAGACGGTCTCAAAACTGCGCGTTGGTCAAGTCGCCCAGTTGGGCAaagtggagaggcagaagaggagaaacttCAGAGAGGATTattgcagaaaaaaagccaGAAACACGGGGACGAGCATGAGGCGGAACCGGAAAAACaacgcgaaaaaggaaagaggtCGATCACTGTTACCGACAGTCACAGGCACTCGGATTCTTCCGAGAATACGAGGGACATGtacaagagaagagacgaaaagagagaacaagccgAAAAAGATGAGGTGTActggcactggagaagaaggcaactGCTCTATGAAGAATGCACTGCCCTCACTGCCCCGATGGCTGTTTACTGGCAGCTGCGGGAAgacttctgcttttctccgcgACTGACTAAGGGAGGACAGGGGATCATCCCAGGGTGCCTCCGCACTCCATTTCCAAGTGCAGGGGatcggagagaagaagaggcacgcgAAGCTGGAGACTTCCACGTGTTCCTAGTTGATGGCACATGCCGCGGCAGGCGGACGAGAAAAGGGCATGTTCAAGGCCGAGACAGCTGTAAAGGTGCGTCCCCCGCTATCTTGAATGGACTGTGAACCAGTTTGTTCGTTAGCTGATGGCTGCCCAGAAAGTGTGGGGAACTTATTGTGTGCGCCACACTGTGGAAGTGTACCAAAGTGTTTTTTAGCTCGCCGAGATGGTCTTGTTGGGTGCAGGAACCGTTCAGCATCTCTCCTGGATGTATGTCGTTTTTCGTGCTTTCTGTGCGCAGACATCACCTTGCCTGCCAAGGCGATTGGACCGACTTCTCGGCTTGGTCTGTTGTCGCGACAAGTTGGTGTTTCTCCACGCCTGAACACAGGCATTTGCCGAGAGACCGGAAACCCTGCAACTGTGGTCTCAGTTACCGAAGAGCTGCACAGTGGGACATCTCCTTTGGATAGGCATGAAGACCAGAGCCCAGTGccacacagaagaaagggcaGTGAAGATACCGAAATCGTCAACActggagaggaggcgcgaagaCAAAAACGACGAAGTGTTGTCGGTACGGACAAGACGCCCAGCACATGTGCCTCGTGTAGTTGGTCACTGGAGGAATCGGATGAACCTGCAGATaagttttcttttttccagtcTGGTTCTACTTTCTGTTATTCTCCGGTCTGGAGCTGCATGACAAATGCAAGAGACACACCTGTTTCTGTTGTTCCTTATGAAGATGAT includes:
- a CDS encoding hypothetical protein (encoded by transcript TGME49_295100); translated protein: MVATSSSFQEDVSEPFEAAVAAGKQLTEWQLVRLFILAHHRHQAWLEGRNSDQEYVEQLFLWFRRTGMCGRAQPVRGDDETPSLFDSTADQKDRPCTRPNPQACASASCSPLPLGVIRSVSCLDEANLSGHFRVPGRCQASCCDGSNLATHKVCVDSVQEPRNRTDYVSSEDSDTSSTRMPNMEEAKVSHQQPGVSGGTRDVWNPHRRRKVCGVVSNSGRNAKPVLCVESRTALFGCPACSVKNGECLCNQTVHLVGVEPFPARSGSLPASPVSKRQGCAKGCSGDPSLSRPVLEASVTVMQKNEGRGLGPERNSQRKKEDASYRLPVSGHGHAGCWCSSQEAQSVDDASQSDVFLKSPGWPSQAAPLRLLLLLAPQIPSSALPPLPHSDRTGARCLINHSPTVALLHTLHLLQQRVRNRMELTKEPNQRRGSSVFHRCVESFKCNEPLGESVDCNTTPVLPPSLSPRPSSPRQEARTADAWRPPCLSSQPTEKKEICLGAPDWVLDELIVPHPSCSLESSPPYVDQKVKKENQPYSLPCLPAAGHLIHGAVFGDGAAATSKAAVWSSWGMASVPEKERQAIQFTKKCSTHRLLTATERTLVEDVVCPEWCSPSSTQQLDDKSVKSRLPRTSVSQCSPHVTSEEEANNYGHGVPPQLFLPVSLPVASPVAQVLFGWKSLVERRRSGRMQGSDDVSPPSRSSEEDVGTVEPRNEFVSVHSSPDSEVHISFCSLPCVALFILHHFRGETYYLAPRLLLEGLLNASLLFLFAGASCPAFLPCQTCTETWEDQQTTRLDRELQHAADERWVKGGLSNAQRAADERNEQDNTERIRVSSTGLGFCGHTGCDVIEREKKTRSNTISFQGINRVVGCEYEEEMAIMERECLSAEAVDQLVNRRMLYGSCNDTSHAVSSPCAASHIRSCTSPAPDRNIMEFGAALSPTQAPEQEVFSRPSFFLGSALCRSSELQLSDASEDNKDEGEREDRSDRRLTPDVGNAGAVFQETRQDCRKRVSDEEGEPFESLLKTVDASSQQSGPATGLSTAVEVVTSYPGFTPVSTESSRGGRKEKRTISAMGIPQLDWMCGHFAMAVVHGGFVHKITVNLNRSRHFSPRPNRVTPFLFPVNGLEFHSSHLASCSLSLRRRRGEIQVNAGEEQKERCSFSTFVYPPPVNLSVRRTVELHVGRRDGLKTARWSSRPVGQSGEAEEEKLQRGLLQKKSQKHGDEHEAEPEKQREKGKRSITVTDSHRHSDSSENTRDMYKRRDEKREQAEKDEVYWHWRRRQLLYEECTALTAPMAVYWQLREDFCFSPRLTKGGQGIIPGCLRTPFPSAGDRREEEAREAGDFHVFLVDGTCRGRRTRKGHVQGRDSCKDITLPAKAIGPTSRLGLLSRQVGVSPRLNTGICRETGNPATVVSVTEELHSGTSPLDRHEDQSPVPHRRKGSEDTEIVNTGEEARRQKRRSVVGTDKTPSTCASCSWSLEESDEPADKFSFFQSGSTFCYSPVWSCMTNARDTPVSVVPYEDDKQIRRPTFVPGPGSTRRVRPRQTSTDRESRINLKDVVDHSDGSMEAKLDSRGKRGGFLRFSKSSPSPQRLSPSVLRILLKHGRVRVAGSCWAPAFSRQYANRERRGKTIFETSLKFEGSENGREMRTRKKVKHQLFLELYAVVALLEIPVEGANSMRIEATPKNVARCGETAFHWNNAPIIHPLGVSTNETKRVNTGQENRESCTSLSLHPLYLQSSKGQVSSSPSFRKKMRHQNPVGLDGDTMKKLPRGRGDRKEDVAMENEMEGKKRQSERASSPIQREKKELQSFYWFSCSMGPAGVAPYAPFQRSSVLLPFSASRVWEILVSAAAPSPSTVVVLQEVTYRGRD